From Antechinus flavipes isolate AdamAnt ecotype Samford, QLD, Australia chromosome 1, AdamAnt_v2, whole genome shotgun sequence:
TTCTAGGCATTTGTCCTGGAGTTACTGGGCAGAAAACCATAATTTGGCATTCCTCAATCCTTTCTGAAGCAACACTAGCTtagattatttttccttcctcctattAAGGAGGAATCTGACAAGAAACTTGCTGGCAATGATTGAGACCTCCTTTTGGTTGTTAGAGGgcaatctatttccttttcctaaagaaaaaaaacaaaaaactcctaTACCTTATGTTGTGCCTTCTCTGATCAAGGCACACAATTGTCAACAAGTAAATTAAAGTTAAAGGACATGGACACATCTCGGCAATAGAGAAACTTGGAGGATTGACTTGGGGCAAAAATGCCAAATCTACTTGAGCTACTTATGTTTCAGACTCTATCATATGGGAAAGAGCACTATTTCTAGAATTAAGGCTGAGTTCTAAATCCTGCTTCAAATATTTTACTTCTATGAcctaaaaaattgcttttttggaTTTTACTTTCCTTATCAGTAAATAAAGATGGTTACACTAAGTGACCTGGGAAGTATGGTCTGTTATCAATCCCAGGATTCTGCTGAAAGGTCTCCTTTAGTTAATGGTGCTATCCCAAGAACCTCCAAATAGAACTTGACCCTCTACAATGCATTCAGTGGAGTTCCATGTAGTTTTCTgtatcagaaaaatctggaatatcatcttcccagaaaTCTGAGTAACTAAACTAAAGGTCATgttgcatttctttgattctttgtagCACCATTCTTAAACCTGGTGGAAGTATTACCTTCAAGTTATGAAATTTCAGGGAGTTTTCAATTTGGAACCATTTCAAAGATGACTAGTTGATTCTTTCAACTTTAACTTAGATCTCTGGTTCTAATgcagttttcatttataattacTATCAGAAAAAGTCTGCATGTTTTAATTTGCACATAGTCTTAGATTTTCGCAaccttttttggttttattacttattataattttcttttcccaatctttttatattaccttttttagttgttttctaTATGACCCATTCTAACTTCCAATTATCTTATCTGTCCTAAGGTAACAATTTTCCTTGCCCCtctaacttaaaaaaacaaaacaaaaacaaacaaaaaaaccttcttCCTTAAATTTTCCATCTTGtatctagtttcatttttttcctgatcctGCTGTAGTTATTGTGACCGGGATATTTTTTCCCCCCTTGAGGCTTTACTCTGACTTCTAGGATATCACTATCCTTCAGTACTGCATCATTCAGATTATATTTCCTCTTAGTTcattttcatccattttggtGAACTTGGATCAAGCTATGCAATTAATGGTATGGTTAGGGCTTTCAGGGATAGTCACTCTCATCCaatttatatatacaacatatgtaCACAGACAAAATTTGATGCACACATATTTGAGTTAGGGAAGATTAGTAAACAGGTGTTTTCCTTGCCTCAGCTCCTCCCTGTTTATGGGGTGGAGGGGGAAAATGATGGCAGACATGGCCTTTCGggatattaaaaaatacattaagcGGAACAAAAATTTCTCTTTAGCACACACGTGTAGTTAAAATGAAGACTGCTCCAACATCTGAGATAATCCTATATAAGTGACACTATGAATTAGGAGGAAAAAGTGTATTATAATAAATGCAAAGCAGCTAAACAGACAAGAAAACCCAATTAATGACAGACCCAGGCTACTTTGGGAAATATAGAATCCTCTTATGTAAGAAATAGATCCATGGCccatttcaatttcttctccGCAATGGCCATAATTTTATTGCCCTGTCATATATTTCAACAGGACCCAACATTTGTCTGCATAAAAGCAGACAATGGAGTCATTAATATGTGTGATGAAATTCTCATGTCCAAAGACTAAATAATGAAATAGGTTTCTATGATTCAAAGTTAATTGGACTGAAAATTCAGTTTATATATAATGAGGGCATGTTTTGATGACAACCAAAACTTGGGCCAAATTCTCTGTCtagatatttacaaaaaaataaaatgtgaaaaactgCTGGTCCATATTCTTAATAAGTCACTGTTCAGAGCAAATAGTTGCACAAAGAGAACatactacatttctttttttaaccaaaggTCTACAGTTACCAGGCAATAGTTTCCAGAGCACCAACTCATGCCACACCATTATGCTTCTACTATACATAATGGATGATTTATGGGTGAAATTATTCCGAAAGCAAATGTCCACACTTGTGTGGCTAACAGATCACAGAAATAAGTTCAACCAAAAACACAAATTgtcagatttcttttattttaacataagCTGATCAGCAACAGAGCAAAGACTTAAGGCAATAAGAAGCACCAGAGAGTGCTCCTGTGTTCTTTAATCCCAAGTCCAGGCTTTTCACAAAGGAAAAATTCTCTTAGCAGCTACAAGAGCTTCTTCTCAATTCGCTAGCTGTCAGAtatcatctcctcctcctcctcatcttcatcttcttttctatCCACCTCAGAGGTGTCTGAAAATTCATGAAGCAGTACATATTCCCTGCTACTAAAGCCAAATTTGAGCACATCCTTTTCTTTTAGTTCATAGTAACGCTGTGGCTCAATACGTTGGTTGTTCAAGAAGGTCCCATTGCTTGAACCAAGGTCAATGATATATGGCCTTACCCTTCGGCCAACTGTTCCATCAGCACGTGTATATTCTACAAGCCGATATTGAAATACTGCATGCTGCTTTGAACAGGAGGGATGATCAATAGGAATATCTGCAATCCGCCGGTGTCGGCCCAGAAGATAAGCACTTTGTCTGTGGATATACATGACAGGAAGAACCTCATCATTCTTAAAAGGGTAAAGACGCCAGCGTTTCTTTGGGATCCGTGCTTCTAGGGGCTCATTATACTTTATCACTACACCTCGAAACATGTTAGTATCCTCAAGGAGTGCCCCTGACAGTTCAAAGCTGGGTTTCTCTTTATTCGGTGCATCTTTCGCCTTACTATGGCCACAAGCAGACTGCAGAATAATCTGATTCTCATCACTGCTGCCACCCACATCTTTTTTCTGGTGACGCTCCCATCGTCGAGCATTATAAaactctctttctgcttcttgttCCTGTAGGTTCTGGGCATCTCGGTTCCGCCCACCACTAGGCCTCTCACTAATGATCTTCCTCTGGTTAGAATGGCTATGGTGTCTGTCACGGTCACCATTTCTCTCCCGCCTGTGTTCTTGTTTCCACTGCTCCCTGTGTtgcctttcatctctttctcttcgGGGATGATTTTCACTTTCCCGTTCCTGCTTCACCTTGACTACAGGATGATGAAGGCAACGGCTTCTCTTACTTGGAAGAGATCTGCTTCTTCTCCCAAAggacttgtttttccttttagtaGGTGATCTGCTGCCACTGCCAGCGCGGGCGCGGGAGGCACGAGCGCTGCGGGCTCGTGAGGCCGCGGCCCAGGCCGGGGGCTGCAGTGGCGCCTCTTCCTCCGGCGCCGGGCTCGGACTTCCAGAGGAACCGCGCCGGGTCCGGGGTCGGGGCCGGTGAGAGCGGGACGCAGGGGTCGGGCTGCGCGGCTCTTGCTTCACCAGTGACATATCCGGCACCAGTACTTCCTCCCCCGCTGCTTCCCCCGTTTCGTCCTCGTCCTCCCTACTCCGCCGTTGCCTCTGCACCCGCTCGGGCTTAACCTCCTTCATCCTCCGGGCCCCGGGCCAGTCGGCTCGTCAGCGACGGCCCGAGTGCGCACTCCCTGCTTCCCGGCGGCTTCAATTCTTCTTCTGTcaatgtagtgttctcttcttttcttaaataGGATGATTCTcggggagcaggtttcttggggagatttctggaggcagccttagtttcggttcagagcAATAATAACTTCaagcagccagctgataaaaagttcaaatgttttattgtctcttcccaaatagcccagttagctttctttgattCCGAGAGCTGtcgttgctagtcctttgctttagctcaactccgactcctggcttctcaatctcccaactGACCCTCGctgagactgagagcttcttataAGAATGATCTCTTAAacgtgtgaacccaaaggttgactcctctgagagagtgggattgtgggacgTGTAAACTTGAATATCTCccgacttgtgaactccaatgtgtgagccaatgaGTGAATTcccaaaggtgtaaacataaacattgtttctatcaactctagtgagttaacaccttgtttcaagttctggctcataacatgtCAAACAATTGGAAGTCAGGTTCCTGGAGGACTCTTGGGCGCTCTGTGTTTGTGTCTCCTGACTAGAGCTGCTGGTAATAACGGGACTCTGGGAAGAGGTGAGAAAAGCCGTGGTGTGCCTCGGTTGTAAGCTCAGTCTGGATGAAGTCTCatccctattttgtagatgaggtaACGGAGGCAAGTGAATTGCCCAGATTCAACTCCAAGTAGCTTTCtcatagtccagatcctttatctccttcctggggctgggcagctttctggagagcctttcagtctggccttggttctgaGAACTTGAGCTCCCACATGccttctctgacttttttttttcaaaaataaatgtatatttgttaagaaaaaaaaaacaatgaagaatgaACTCTGGGGTACTTGTATGACCCTCAATGGTGCATATGTCACTTAAAAGATAGTAGAAACAGCTGTGTGAATGGCTGAAGAACATGGACATCTCCCTGGCTCATGGTACAGCCCCCAAGTTGGGGACAGAAATTAAAGTCTAAGCTCTCTTCCAGGGCCGCTGGTGGCAAGCATGAATGGCTAGTCTGTGTAAACTGTTCACCTTGGCCCTCCCTGGCTGGCTTCTCTGTCTTTGCCCACCACCAGAACCTACAGCCATTACTCAGTTACAAGAGTTACATATCCTCAACACTCCATTTATAGGCAATTTCCTCAATAGCTTTCTTGCTGGCAAGTCTGGCAAAATACTTCTCCTCAAAGCCATTGGACCTGTCCACACCATCCCAGCGATACCCAGGCCAGATATTGAATCTGTTGAGGGGAGGTGCAGGGCCATTGTAGTgaggcttttcttttttatccttgtTCTCTTTGGCCTTCTTCTTCTTAATGAAGTTGGCCATGGGGTCACCCTTCCTCTCCTGCTCTCGGAGCATCTGATCCAGGTCCTCATCATTGATGTATCGGGCCAATGGCTTCTGCATCTCCTTTATTGCATCTTCTACATTCTGTTGCTGCTGCCGTCTCTGGGCAAGACCCTTTCCCCACTGAGCATACTGCTCATTTTTCTCTgactcctcctcttcttttcgtCATTGCTCTAATCGTTGCAGCTTCAGGTCCCTCCTGCGGCCAGACTTATCTCGAAAAATGGTTTCAGCATTTTGGAAGTCAGCTTCCAAATGTTTGGTTTCTTGGTCCTGCCTCCTGAGCTCCTGCTGCTCTCTCCTTACATCAGACACCAACCCAGTTTTGGCCCCAGAAAACATCTGCGTGGCCTTTGCTCCAGAAGGCTGATTCCTTTCAGGTGGAGAGAGATCTGAATCAGAGGTTTtggttttctgcttccttcttgGAGGGGAGAGGTCCGAGTCAGAGTCCCGTTTCTGCTTGTTCCGGGGAGGAGATGGGTCTGAATCTGAGGCCTGCTGGTTGCTCTTTGCAGGAAGAGAAGAATCTATATCGTGCTTCCGGTGTTTCTTGATTGAAGAGTTTATCTGGAATTTCCTATGGCTAGGAGAAGAGTCTCTGGAGTTATGGAGCTGTTGCCCTGGCCTAGGAGAGGAAGGTGATTGATTTTTAACTCGAGAAGATTCATCCCCATGTCTACTGCTCTTCTCCTTCAGACTAAGAGAGGATTTAGCAGGGTTTTTACTAGATAGTGAATGACAAACCTCAGGAGCTAAATCTGAAAGATGAGAATGGAATCTCCTGGATGGTAATAAGTCTGGAGAATCATGGCGGGTCCTCCTGGGAGGTAAAGAGTCTGGGGAGTCCTGACAGATCATCCTGGGGGGTGAGGAGTCTGGGGAGTCATGACGGGCCCTCTTTGCAGGTGAGGAATCTGGTGAATCATGATGGGCCCTTCTAGGAGGTGAGGAATCTGGAGAGTCGTGCCGGGTCCTCCTAGGAGGCGATGTGTCCAAGGAGTCATGACAGACCCTCTTTGCAGGTGAAGAGTCTGGGGAGTATTGACAAGCCCTCCCGAGCAGAGACAGATCTTGCTTTTGTTCTCCTAAGAGCTTCCACTTATTACTGGTCTGGAATGCCTCCATTTGCTTCACTTCTTCTGGGCGTTCATCAATAAATTCAGCCACCACAGGCAAATCTCCCtcatcttcctccccttctttttctgttttagttgAAATATTTTCCCAGCTCACATCATCGTCCACAATCCTCATTCCTTTGCCTCCGGCACCACTCTGCTTCAGCCGTTTCTTTCGGCGCTTACGACTAGCCTCCAACCCCTCAACTACAGCTGCCTCGGGCCCTGACAAGTAACGCTTCAGATATTCAGCTTTGGAGAGCGGCGGAGCAGCCGCCATGGCAGCGGAGGGAGCGGAaaccttctctggcttctgaatctccccgactgaatcctggctgaggctcctagtttatatatgctcttatcaaaggtgtggatctcaatcttggttctgctcccccgaatccttcgttctgcccgactgcagtctctaATTTGTCAGTCTCCTCAAGTAATTGACTGCACCGACTCAGTTTTATTTATGCTCTtgagccaatgtgtgaactctcaaaggtgtaaacacaagcattgtttctatcaattccattgagttaacaccttgtttcaaattctggctcataacagacTAAATTCTGACGCTTCCTACTGCCAGGATCAAGCAGAGTTTCAGATCAGACCAAAACCTTCCTGGGATGCCAGTGCTTTGCCTTGTCTATTCCAGAATCTCGATAGGAATTAAGGGATTGGGAAGGAGTGGAGTGACAAATAGAATCACCTTT
This genomic window contains:
- the LOC127543606 gene encoding smad nuclear-interacting protein 1-like, producing the protein MKEVKPERVQRQRRSREDEDETGEAAGEEVLVPDMSLVKQEPRSPTPASRSHRPRPRTRRGSSGSPSPAPEEEAPLQPPAWAAASRARSARASRARAGSGSRSPTKRKNKSFGRRSRSLPSKRSRCLHHPVVKVKQERESENHPRRERDERQHREQWKQEHRRERNGDRDRHHSHSNQRKIISERPSGGRNRDAQNLQEQEAEREFYNARRWERHQKKDVGGSSDENQIILQSACGHSKAKDAPNKEKPSFELSGALLEDTNMFRGVVIKYNEPLEARIPKKRWRLYPFKNDEVLPVMYIHRQSAYLLGRHRRIADIPIDHPSCSKQHAVFQYRLVEYTRADGTVGRRVRPYIIDLGSSNGTFLNNQRIEPQRYYELKEKDVLKFGFSSREYVLLHEFSDTSEVDRKEDEDEEEEEMISDS
- the LOC127543616 gene encoding LOW QUALITY PROTEIN: BUD13 homolog (The sequence of the model RefSeq protein was modified relative to this genomic sequence to represent the inferred CDS: substituted 1 base at 1 genomic stop codon) — encoded protein: MAAAPPLSKAEYLKRYLSGPEAAVVEGLEASRKRRKKRLKQSGAGGKGMRIVDDDVSWENISTKTEKEGEEDEGDLPVVAEFIDERPEEVKQMEAFQTSNKWKLLGEQKQDLSLLGRACQYSPDSSPAKRVCHDSLDTSPPRRTRHDSPDSSPPRRAHHDSPDSSPAKRARHDSPDSSPPRMICQDSPDSLPPRRTRHDSPDLLPSRRFHSHLSDLAPEINSSIKKHRKHDIDSSLPAKSNQQASDSDPSPPRNKQKRDSDSDLSPPRRKQKTKTSDSDLSPPERNQPSGAKATQMFSGAKTGLVSDVRREQQELRRQDQETKHLEADFQNAETIFRDKSGRRRDLKLQRLEQXRKEEEESEKNEQYAQWGKGLAQRRQQQQNVEDAIKEMQKPLARYINDEDLDQMLREQERKGDPMANFIKKKKAKENKDKKEKPHYNGPAPPLNRFNIWPGYRWDGVDRSNGFEEKYFARLASKKAIEEIAYKWSVEDM